A region from the Candidatus Electrothrix scaldis genome encodes:
- a CDS encoding putative DNA binding domain-containing protein, with amino-acid sequence METSELLEIIARDEDSRHQLKADITNETSLAQEMIAFSNTLGGILIIGVADDGTVSGLTREDMGRLSNLISNAASQQVKPPINPITENFSLDGGLVKVVHIPKGISKPYMDKNGVIWVKSGDDKRKATAREEIQRMYQSAGLLHGDEIPVPTMTVSDLDHKSFTAFYEKQYEELLDEHLPLKQIIDNLNLSRDGVLNIAGALLFGKNTAFKLPAFIVKCVTYPGTDVGTEDYIDSQDVSGILKNVFDDVLGFILRNVKRKQNNQGVNSLGELEVPKIVFEELIANALIHRDYFISAPIRVFIFSDRIEIISPGHLPNNLTIEHIKSGNSNIRNPILASFATKLLPYRGLGSGIRRALKAYKHIDFFEDRGGNSFKVTVKLNVPNVESEA; translated from the coding sequence ATGGAAACCTCGGAACTCCTGGAAATAATAGCCAGAGATGAGGACAGCAGGCATCAGCTGAAAGCGGATATAACCAATGAAACATCTTTGGCTCAAGAAATGATTGCTTTCAGTAACACGTTGGGGGGAATACTGATTATCGGGGTAGCAGATGACGGCACTGTCTCAGGTTTAACCCGTGAAGATATGGGAAGATTAAGTAATCTTATATCCAATGCCGCGTCGCAACAAGTTAAACCGCCTATAAACCCAATTACTGAAAATTTTTCACTGGACGGTGGCTTAGTCAAAGTTGTACATATCCCCAAAGGAATATCAAAGCCTTACATGGATAAAAACGGTGTTATTTGGGTAAAAAGCGGAGATGATAAGAGAAAGGCCACCGCACGGGAAGAGATTCAACGGATGTATCAAAGTGCCGGGTTATTGCATGGTGATGAAATACCCGTTCCAACAATGACAGTAAGTGATCTGGACCATAAATCTTTTACCGCTTTTTATGAAAAACAATATGAAGAATTGCTGGATGAGCATCTTCCCTTAAAACAAATAATTGACAACCTGAATTTAAGCAGAGACGGAGTATTGAATATTGCCGGGGCTTTGCTTTTTGGAAAAAACACAGCATTCAAACTTCCGGCATTCATTGTAAAGTGTGTTACTTACCCAGGAACTGACGTTGGAACCGAGGATTATATAGACAGCCAGGATGTTTCAGGAATATTAAAAAATGTTTTTGATGATGTCCTGGGTTTTATTTTAAGAAATGTTAAAAGAAAACAAAATAATCAAGGAGTCAACTCTCTTGGAGAGTTAGAAGTTCCTAAAATTGTTTTTGAAGAGTTAATTGCCAACGCTCTTATCCATCGGGATTATTTTATTTCTGCTCCGATACGTGTCTTTATTTTTAGTGACCGTATAGAAATTATCAGTCCTGGCCACCTGCCAAATAATTTAACAATCGAACATATTAAAAGCGGGAATTCTAATATTAGAAATCCGATTTTAGCCTCCTTTGCTACGAAATTACTTCCATATCGAGGCTTAGGTAGTGGTATAAGGAGAGCACTTAAAGCCTACAAACATATCGATTTTTTTGAGGATAGAGGAGGAAACAGCTTTAAGGTGACAGTTAAGCTGAACGTGCCCAATGTAGAATCCGAGGCATAA
- a CDS encoding AAA family ATPase, translating into MEGGKIGDFKEKRYAIVRQRTLGFQKVRTHDERVNVQRLLKEAKWYPAEVEGSDCKSINAIGRCGKQKDETGKEVERETWLKVGDFTFEAVKYALADWKNRVRAKQPEKYLHSHIKSIVFDGGILDGQQVDFSPELNTLIGIRGSGKSSILESIRYVLNIPFGEKTIDQQYKDSLIAHTLGSGGKATLAAVDRYGQEYRVSRILNEQPEVFVGDELKPGIALRETVIHKPIYFGQKDLSSTGEGFENDLVEKLVGEKLQDIRRQIEEQKFIVSQQSDKLVNLASIDEKIKENRDKQQDAEYRLKIFQDNGIEDKLQRQTYFNADERKIKAILTDINEYENAVTEVVNQYEDELKNHLLYKSKQNEAFFADFFKIYQAGLDSFATIKTELEKIREYLGTLQKKKLEFLAIKKEQSEQFAEIRRKLEADLREQDKQLNLEEFPQLQKTIETTEQLLNSLHKESRKRSTIKEELVKSSSKLNDLWHQEFKLIEEELKKINENHTALQISSKYKGDTGAFLQFLQTIFRGSRIRENSFRNIVHNYTDCASIFNDLDTVKSDIGGLASTFEEYFFNNLKELLTWQTPNKFIIQYRQKELQHHSLGQRASALILFVLSQEENDLVIIDQPEDDLDNQTIYEDVIKLVKTLKPKTQFIFATHNANFPVLGDAEQIHACRYGDETIRINSGSIDCPGIQQEIVDIMEGGEDAFNKRKEIYQIWKPRNSWK; encoded by the coding sequence ATGGAAGGTGGTAAAATTGGTGATTTTAAGGAAAAACGCTACGCTATTGTCAGACAACGAACATTAGGCTTTCAAAAAGTCAGAACCCATGATGAGCGGGTCAATGTTCAAAGATTGCTCAAGGAAGCAAAATGGTATCCAGCAGAAGTGGAAGGTTCAGATTGCAAGTCAATAAATGCAATTGGGCGATGTGGAAAACAAAAGGACGAGACAGGTAAGGAAGTTGAAAGAGAAACCTGGTTAAAGGTCGGAGATTTCACCTTTGAGGCGGTAAAGTACGCCTTAGCTGATTGGAAAAATCGTGTTCGAGCAAAACAGCCTGAAAAATATCTACACTCACATATCAAAAGCATTGTTTTTGATGGCGGCATCCTGGATGGTCAGCAAGTTGATTTTTCACCTGAGCTCAACACACTGATTGGTATTCGAGGCAGTGGTAAATCATCCATACTGGAATCAATCCGTTATGTATTGAATATTCCTTTTGGCGAAAAAACAATTGATCAACAATACAAAGACTCTCTTATTGCTCATACATTGGGCAGCGGAGGCAAAGCCACTCTTGCGGCGGTTGACAGGTATGGACAGGAATACCGGGTAAGCAGGATATTAAATGAACAGCCCGAGGTATTTGTTGGTGATGAGCTGAAGCCTGGAATTGCTCTCAGAGAAACAGTTATTCATAAACCGATATATTTTGGTCAAAAAGATCTCTCCAGTACGGGCGAAGGGTTTGAAAATGATCTGGTAGAAAAACTGGTGGGAGAAAAACTGCAGGATATTAGAAGACAGATCGAAGAACAAAAGTTCATTGTTAGCCAACAGTCCGATAAGCTGGTTAATCTTGCCAGTATTGATGAGAAAATAAAAGAAAATAGAGATAAGCAGCAGGATGCTGAGTATAGACTGAAAATATTCCAAGATAATGGTATTGAGGACAAACTGCAAAGACAGACATACTTCAATGCCGATGAACGAAAGATTAAAGCAATTCTAACAGATATAAACGAATACGAAAATGCTGTAACAGAAGTGGTGAATCAATATGAAGACGAATTAAAGAATCACCTGCTCTATAAATCCAAACAAAATGAAGCCTTCTTTGCTGATTTTTTTAAAATTTACCAAGCTGGACTGGATTCATTTGCAACCATCAAGACCGAGCTTGAAAAAATCAGAGAATACCTTGGTACGTTACAGAAAAAAAAGCTTGAGTTTCTTGCGATTAAAAAAGAACAGTCCGAGCAGTTTGCCGAGATCAGAAGAAAGCTGGAAGCAGATCTCAGAGAACAGGATAAGCAACTCAACCTGGAAGAATTTCCACAACTTCAAAAAACCATTGAAACAACAGAACAGCTGCTGAATTCCCTACACAAAGAGAGCCGAAAGAGGTCAACCATCAAAGAAGAACTGGTTAAGTCTTCATCAAAACTTAATGATTTATGGCACCAGGAATTTAAGCTGATTGAGGAAGAGTTAAAAAAGATTAATGAAAACCACACAGCTCTCCAAATCAGCAGTAAATACAAAGGAGATACGGGCGCGTTTCTACAGTTTCTTCAAACCATTTTCAGAGGGAGTAGAATCAGGGAGAACAGCTTCAGGAATATTGTTCATAACTATACCGACTGCGCTTCAATTTTTAATGACCTTGATACAGTAAAAAGTGACATAGGTGGTTTAGCTTCGACCTTTGAGGAATATTTTTTTAATAACTTAAAGGAACTGCTCACTTGGCAAACGCCAAACAAGTTCATTATTCAATATAGGCAAAAAGAGTTACAACATCACTCTCTGGGGCAACGAGCATCAGCTCTTATTCTTTTTGTCTTAAGCCAAGAGGAAAATGACCTGGTGATTATTGACCAGCCGGAAGATGATCTGGACAACCAAACCATTTATGAAGATGTGATCAAACTTGTCAAAACACTTAAACCGAAAACGCAATTTATTTTTGCCACCCATAATGCAAACTTCCCGGTACTTGGAGATGCTGAACAAATTCATGCCTGCCGGTACGGTGATGAAACCATACGGATCAACAGCGGCAGCATAGATTGCCCGGGTATTCAACAGGAAATCGTTGATATTATGGAAGGCGGCGAAGACGCTTTTAACAAAAGAAAGGAAATTTACCAGATATGGAAACCTCGGAACTCCTGGAAATAA